In Ptychodera flava strain L36383 chromosome 17, AS_Pfla_20210202, whole genome shotgun sequence, one genomic interval encodes:
- the LOC139115676 gene encoding syndecan-2-like, which yields MRQFLQLWVFIGILAGISSSELVKRQSNGVQSNSMSLEPGESHDPPVIDIDERPTGSGGEENAWPDDDEYSGDDDDGESGSGPDDIDEAVAVTTTTPKQVHTTPKKKPEKPNKPKKPLDSTSAPAKATTAESDKENKIPDSDDITVDPGDKMTTISNEVVPGDDGNNVEFSTGPPNGLADSQAASSSFMELLFTNPAILAAIIAGAVIALLSAILLVMFIVYRMRKKDEGSYSLDEPKKYKDPNMYWKDTGKEFYA from the exons GTAAAACGACAGTCCAATGGAGTGCAGAGCAATAGTATGTCATTGGAACCAGGCGAGTCACATGACCCACCGGTGATAGATATTGATGAAAGGCCGACTGGCAGTGGTGGAGAGGAGAATGCATGGCCAGATGATGATGAatacagtggtgatgatgatgatggtgaatCGGGATCAG GGCCAGATGATATAGACGAAGCAGTGGCGGTAACGACAACAACTCCAAAACAAGTACATACAACACCGAAAAAGAAACCTGAAAAACCAAATAAACCCAAAAAACCATTGGATTCAACGTCTGCGCCTGCAAAG GCAACAACTGCGGAGTCAGACAAGGAGAATAAGATTCCGGACAGTGACGACATAACTGTCGATCCGGGCGACAAGATGACAACCATATCCAACGAGGTTGTGCCAGGCGATGATGGCAACAATGTTGAATTCAGTACGGGGCCGCCAAATGGGCTGGCAGACAGTCAGGCAGCTTCCTCCTCGTTCATGGAATTGTTGTTTACAAACCCTGCTATCCTTGCCG CAATAATTGCAGGAGCGGTGATCGCACTGCTCTCGGCCATCCTCTTGGTGATGTTCATCGTATACCGCATGAGGAAAAAAGACGAAGGCAGCTACTCACTTGATGAGCCCAAGAAATACAAAGATCCAAACATGTACTGGAAAGACACAGGCAAAGAATTTTATGCATAG